Proteins encoded together in one Streptomyces sp. NA04227 window:
- a CDS encoding stage II sporulation protein M: MDLDVFVAAHRPEWDRLDALLRRRRRLTGAEADELVVLYQRAATHLSLIQSSAHDPQLTGRLTQLVARARSTVTGTRRASWRDVTRFLLEGFPAAVYRSRHWWVPTALLSTAVAALLGWWIGTHPEVQATIGAPDELRQMTRPGGEYETYYSSHPATSFAAQVWTNNAQAAAMCLVLGAFLCLPVIWILFQNMLNLGVGIGLMSSAGRLDTFLGLVLPHGLLELTAVFVAAGTGLRLGWTVIDPGPRTRRAALAEEGRSALGMAIGLALVLFVSGAIEGFVTPSGLPTWARITIGVVAEAVFLLYVYGLGRRAVRRGETGDVEASERSASVPLAA; this comes from the coding sequence ATGGACCTCGACGTCTTCGTCGCCGCCCACCGACCGGAGTGGGACCGGCTCGACGCGCTGCTGCGCCGCCGCCGACGCCTCACCGGAGCCGAGGCCGACGAACTCGTCGTCCTCTACCAACGGGCCGCCACCCATCTCTCCCTGATCCAGTCCAGCGCCCACGACCCCCAGCTCACCGGCCGACTGACCCAGCTCGTGGCACGGGCCCGCAGCACGGTCACCGGAACCCGCCGCGCCTCGTGGCGCGATGTGACCCGCTTCCTGCTCGAGGGTTTTCCCGCCGCCGTGTACCGCAGCCGCCACTGGTGGGTGCCCACCGCACTGCTCTCCACCGCTGTCGCGGCGCTGCTGGGCTGGTGGATCGGTACGCACCCCGAGGTACAGGCGACGATCGGGGCACCGGACGAACTGCGCCAGATGACCCGGCCCGGCGGCGAATACGAGACCTACTATTCCAGCCACCCCGCGACCTCCTTCGCCGCCCAGGTCTGGACGAACAACGCCCAGGCCGCCGCCATGTGCCTGGTCCTCGGCGCCTTCCTGTGCCTGCCGGTGATCTGGATCCTCTTCCAGAACATGCTCAACCTCGGCGTCGGCATCGGTCTGATGTCCTCGGCCGGACGCCTGGACACCTTCCTCGGCCTGGTCCTCCCGCACGGCCTCCTCGAACTCACGGCCGTCTTCGTCGCCGCCGGTACCGGGCTGCGGCTCGGCTGGACCGTCATCGACCCGGGCCCCCGCACCCGCCGCGCCGCCCTGGCCGAAGAGGGCCGTTCCGCGCTGGGCATGGCCATCGGCCTCGCCCTGGTGCTCTTCGTCTCGGGCGCCATCGAGGGCTTCGTGACTCCGTCCGGCCTGCCCACCTGGGCCCGCATCACCATCGGGGTCGTCGCCGAGGCTGTCTTCCTCCTCTACGTGTACGGCCTGGGGCGCAGGGCGGTACGGCGGGGCGAGACGGGTGACGTGGAGGCCTCGGAACGAAGCGCGAGCGTGCCACTGGCCGCCTGA
- a CDS encoding RDD family protein, whose amino-acid sequence MTEFVTGEAVALELRPARLPSRALAVLLDLVVVLTAFALVLAGLAAATASLDEAAQAAIAVAAFLLLLVGVPIAVETLSHGRSLGKLAFGLRVVRDDGGPIRFRHALVRGAMGMVEILMTMGVVACIASFVSARGRRLGDVFAGTLVVRERIPAARAGFVPPPPPQVAGMFAGLDLSGVPDSVWLGVRQYLGRMNQLDRQISWSMATRLAGELAARTSASVPHGMPPAMFLASVLQERQARDAQRAFGGFAGPQGFAPGPQPYGSGPQPYGPGPQPYGPTPTYGSAPAYGPPTITQPPAGPPSTGPSPSPSPFPAASSPSPAASAPPATSPASAPSPSPDGEQPPPPSTGFAPPS is encoded by the coding sequence ATGACGGAGTTCGTGACGGGTGAGGCGGTCGCGCTGGAGTTGCGGCCGGCACGGTTGCCGAGCCGTGCGCTGGCGGTGCTGCTCGATCTGGTGGTCGTCCTCACGGCGTTCGCGCTCGTACTCGCGGGGCTCGCCGCGGCCACGGCCTCGCTGGACGAGGCCGCGCAGGCCGCGATAGCGGTGGCGGCGTTTCTGCTGCTGCTCGTGGGGGTGCCGATAGCGGTGGAGACGTTGAGCCACGGGCGTTCGCTCGGGAAGCTCGCGTTCGGGCTGCGGGTGGTGCGGGACGACGGCGGGCCGATCCGGTTCCGGCATGCGCTGGTGCGCGGGGCGATGGGGATGGTCGAGATCCTCATGACGATGGGCGTGGTGGCCTGTATCGCCTCGTTCGTCTCGGCGCGGGGGCGGCGGCTGGGCGATGTATTCGCGGGCACGCTGGTGGTAAGGGAGCGGATTCCGGCCGCGCGGGCCGGTTTCGTACCTCCTCCGCCGCCGCAGGTGGCCGGGATGTTCGCGGGGCTCGATCTGTCGGGTGTGCCGGACTCCGTGTGGCTGGGGGTGCGCCAGTATCTGGGGCGTATGAACCAGCTCGACCGGCAGATCAGTTGGTCGATGGCCACACGGCTGGCCGGTGAGCTGGCCGCCCGGACGAGTGCCTCGGTGCCGCACGGCATGCCGCCCGCCATGTTCCTGGCGTCGGTACTCCAGGAACGTCAGGCCAGGGACGCGCAGCGGGCGTTCGGCGGTTTCGCGGGGCCGCAGGGATTCGCGCCCGGGCCGCAGCCGTACGGATCAGGCCCACAGCCGTACGGTCCAGGTCCGCAGCCTTACGGGCCGACTCCGACGTACGGGTCGGCTCCGGCGTACGGTCCGCCGACCATCACTCAGCCCCCGGCCGGTCCACCTTCCACCGGCCCTTCCCCTTCCCCTTCCCCGTTCCCGGCCGCGTCGTCCCCTTCCCCGGCCGCGTCCGCGCCTCCGGCGACGTCCCCGGCCTCGGCCCCGTCCCCATCCCCGGACGGCGAACAGCCGCCTCCTCCCTCCACCGGGTTCGCCCCTCCCTCTTGA